From the Prunus dulcis chromosome 4, ALMONDv2, whole genome shotgun sequence genome, one window contains:
- the LOC117623738 gene encoding uncharacterized protein LOC117623738: MKMSTLSSQFHLPTKYLATSTSNPSFLIPTTSQKKHHAYPTILSSLPSEPTSVLPPTVAYARKSKSLVIQHEQVSGNSSSSRSRNLIMGVVSVGVVVFLMGMDGQKAMALGPEGPLMEEFWDNVRRYGLYALTVSTGALYATFQPIYELLKNPISAILVLVILAGGIFILSQVVTAMVGVSDFTYDYGY; encoded by the coding sequence ATGAAAATGTCTACATTGAGCTCCCAATTCCACCTCCCAACCAAATATCTtgcaacttcaacttcaaatcCTTCATTTCTCATCCCCActacttcacaaaaaaaacacCATGCATATCCAACAATATTATCATCTCTACCTTCTGAACCTACAAGTGTCCTTCCACCAACAGTAGCATATGCTAGAAAATCCAAGTCCTTAGTTATACAACATGAACAAGTCAGTGGGAACTCGTCGTCGTCGAGGTCAAGGAATTTGATAATGGGAGTCGTTTCTGTTGGAGTTGTGGTGTTTCTGATGGGGATGGACGGGCAGAAAGCTATGGCTTTGGGTCCTGAAGGGCCGCTGATGGAAGAGTTTTGGGACAATGTTAGGAGATATGGACTTTATGCTCTCACAGTGAGCACAGGTGCTCTGTACGCTACCTTCCAGCCTATATACGAATTGTTGAAGAACCCCATCTCTGCAATTCTGGTGTTGGTAATATTAGCCGGCGGTATCTTCATCCTTTCCCAAGTGGTTACAGCCATGGTTGGTGTCTCTGATTTTACTTATGATTATGGATATTGA
- the LOC117625103 gene encoding uncharacterized protein LOC117625103 isoform X2, with product MMMTNTHSFVSWEEHTLCQERGNRVVHYYLKEASGEFVLAVIGTERSIRHMMYVVSEEFVETYGSKGFINACTKWRARREVVEWLTSLVSRPSWSEVSNSPTEETAQALSITGFCAHQTYLPDQMVPRKLKVHNSDIEWSGVAWSCAKQLKHYPAFCRNGATISVHSFVFIMALEEHHYLGYLEDMYEDKKGQKKVKVRWFHHTQEVKDVVPHLNPHPREVFITPHVQVISAECVDGPATVLTPKHYEKCLAIVAHNSSSGIHMCFRQLKNHMVRPFSLAKLRGYSNQAILSSLDVHNVSKQKAKCHKLCDEDEEEEELAPDDPLRISCKRNRSSKGNQGRSVVKNLVTGNNPPNCVPTYPKLKLKLSRKGIGVKIAGSEPQCPMSFKVDEKIELLCQDSGMRGCWFRCQVLRTSQKLLKVQYDDVQDADGSGNLEEWVPAFRVAAPDKLGMRCSGRLTIRPCCPNDSTECTFDVGVPVDAWWCDGWWEGVVTGVNISGTDTLQVYFPGEEKLMIFQRKDVRASRDWVENTWVDVKAKPDILLHMSENISSSMKLLTISASYMAEEKQKLPDLSPPDDVFGNVKRVSLRKRHCTSNEDEKNNSSGGDGGDDCTCNKDELIYKEEVDPTYEKSETPGATEMAAQG from the exons ATGATGATGACGAATACTCATAGTTTTGTGTCGTGGGAGGAGCACACTTTGTGTCAAGAGCGTGGTAACCGTGTCGTCCATTATTACTTGAAGGAGGCATCAGGGGAATTTGTCCTCGCTGTTATAGGGACTGAGAGGAGTATAAGGCACATGATGTATGTTGTTTCAGAGGAGTTCGTGGAGACTTATGGGTCCAAGGGATTCATTAATGCGTGTACCAAATGGAGAGCAAGAAGAGAAGTTGTAGAATGGCTTACTTCCTTGGTCTCGAGGCCTAGCTGGTCAGAGGTTTCAA ATTCACCAACAGAAGAAACAGCACAAGCATTATCAATTACTGGCTTTTGTGCTCATCAAACTTATCTGCCAGATCAGATG GTTCCAAGGAAATTGAAAGTTCACAATTCAGACATTGAATGGTCTGGTGTTGCCTGGAGTTGTGCCAAACAGCTCAAGCACTACCCAGCATTTTGCAGGAATGGAGCCACCATTTCT GTCCATTCTTTTGTGTTTATAATGGCGTTAGAAGAACACCACTACCTTGGTTACTTGGAAGACATGTATGAAGACAAGAAGGGGCAGAAAAAGGTTAAAGTGCGTTGGTTTCACCACACTCAGGAAGTCAAGGATGTAGTTCCTCATCTAAATCCACACCCCAGAGAAGTTTTTATCACACCTCATGTTCAGGTGATCAGTGCTGAGTGTGTTGATGGTCCTGCAACAGTTTTGACTCCTAAGCACTACGAGAAATGCTTGGCTATTGTTGCTCATAATTCTTCATCTGGAATCCATATGTGCTTTCGGCAACTTAAGAACCATATGGTTAGGCCCTTCAGTCTTGCTAAATTGCGGGGATATTCTAATCAAGCAATTCTCTCTTCTTTAGATGTCCACAATGTCTCCAAGCAAAAAGCCAAGTGCCATAAATTATGCgatgaagatgaggaagaggaagagttAGCACCTGATGATCCTCTGAGGATTAGCTGTAAGAGAAATAGAAGCAGCAAGGGGAATCAGGGACGTTCTGTTGTTAAAAATTTGGTCACTGGGAATAATCCACCAAATTGCGTTCCAACATACCCAaagttgaaattaaaattatctAGGAAGGGAATTGGAGTTAAGATTGCTGGATCTGAGCCCCAATGTCCAATGTCTTTTAAGGTTGATGAGAAGATAGAGTTGCTCTGTCAAGATAGTGGCATGCGAGGATGTTGGTTTAGGTGTCAGGTCTTGCGGACATCTCAGAAGCTTCTCAAAGTTCAATATGATGATGTGCAAGATGCAGATGGATCTGGCAATCTGGAG GAATGGGTCCCTGCGTTTAGAGTTGCTGCTCCTGATAAACTGGGCATGAGATGCTCAGGCCGCCTGACAATCCGACCCTGTTGTCCTAATGATTCTACAGAGTGTACTTTTGATGTTGGAGTACCAGTTGATGCATGGTGGTGTGATGGCTGGTGGGAAGGTGTTGTTACTGGAGTTAACATTTCAGGAACTGATACTCTACAAGTCTACTTCCCTG GTGAGGAGAAGCTTATGATTTTCCAGAGAAAGGATGTTAGGGCTTCCAGAGACTGGGTTGAGAACACATGGGTTGATGTGAAGGCAAAGCCTGATATACTCTTACATATGTCTGAAAATATCAGTTCGAGCATGAAGCTCTTAACAATCTCTGCTAGTTATATGGcagaagaaaaacagaaattacCAGATTTATCCCCACCTGATGATGTATTTGGAAATGTGAAGAGGGTGAGTCTGAGGAAGCGGCATTGTACCAGTAATGAGGATGAAAAGAACAATTCTAGTGGCGGCGATGGCGGTGATGATTGTACTTGCAACAAGGATGAATTGATTTATAAGGAAGAAGTTGATCCCACCTATGAGAAATCTGAAACACCGGGAGCCACAGAAATGGCTGCTCAGGGCTGA
- the LOC117625103 gene encoding uncharacterized protein LOC117625103 isoform X1, which produces MMMTNTHSFVSWEEHTLCQERGNRVVHYYLKEASGEFVLAVIGTERSIRHMMYVVSEEFVETYGSKGFINACTKWRARREVVEWLTSLVSRPSWSEVSTDSPTEETAQALSITGFCAHQTYLPDQMVPRKLKVHNSDIEWSGVAWSCAKQLKHYPAFCRNGATISVHSFVFIMALEEHHYLGYLEDMYEDKKGQKKVKVRWFHHTQEVKDVVPHLNPHPREVFITPHVQVISAECVDGPATVLTPKHYEKCLAIVAHNSSSGIHMCFRQLKNHMVRPFSLAKLRGYSNQAILSSLDVHNVSKQKAKCHKLCDEDEEEEELAPDDPLRISCKRNRSSKGNQGRSVVKNLVTGNNPPNCVPTYPKLKLKLSRKGIGVKIAGSEPQCPMSFKVDEKIELLCQDSGMRGCWFRCQVLRTSQKLLKVQYDDVQDADGSGNLEEWVPAFRVAAPDKLGMRCSGRLTIRPCCPNDSTECTFDVGVPVDAWWCDGWWEGVVTGVNISGTDTLQVYFPGEEKLMIFQRKDVRASRDWVENTWVDVKAKPDILLHMSENISSSMKLLTISASYMAEEKQKLPDLSPPDDVFGNVKRVSLRKRHCTSNEDEKNNSSGGDGGDDCTCNKDELIYKEEVDPTYEKSETPGATEMAAQG; this is translated from the exons ATGATGATGACGAATACTCATAGTTTTGTGTCGTGGGAGGAGCACACTTTGTGTCAAGAGCGTGGTAACCGTGTCGTCCATTATTACTTGAAGGAGGCATCAGGGGAATTTGTCCTCGCTGTTATAGGGACTGAGAGGAGTATAAGGCACATGATGTATGTTGTTTCAGAGGAGTTCGTGGAGACTTATGGGTCCAAGGGATTCATTAATGCGTGTACCAAATGGAGAGCAAGAAGAGAAGTTGTAGAATGGCTTACTTCCTTGGTCTCGAGGCCTAGCTGGTCAGAGGTTTCAA CAGATTCACCAACAGAAGAAACAGCACAAGCATTATCAATTACTGGCTTTTGTGCTCATCAAACTTATCTGCCAGATCAGATG GTTCCAAGGAAATTGAAAGTTCACAATTCAGACATTGAATGGTCTGGTGTTGCCTGGAGTTGTGCCAAACAGCTCAAGCACTACCCAGCATTTTGCAGGAATGGAGCCACCATTTCT GTCCATTCTTTTGTGTTTATAATGGCGTTAGAAGAACACCACTACCTTGGTTACTTGGAAGACATGTATGAAGACAAGAAGGGGCAGAAAAAGGTTAAAGTGCGTTGGTTTCACCACACTCAGGAAGTCAAGGATGTAGTTCCTCATCTAAATCCACACCCCAGAGAAGTTTTTATCACACCTCATGTTCAGGTGATCAGTGCTGAGTGTGTTGATGGTCCTGCAACAGTTTTGACTCCTAAGCACTACGAGAAATGCTTGGCTATTGTTGCTCATAATTCTTCATCTGGAATCCATATGTGCTTTCGGCAACTTAAGAACCATATGGTTAGGCCCTTCAGTCTTGCTAAATTGCGGGGATATTCTAATCAAGCAATTCTCTCTTCTTTAGATGTCCACAATGTCTCCAAGCAAAAAGCCAAGTGCCATAAATTATGCgatgaagatgaggaagaggaagagttAGCACCTGATGATCCTCTGAGGATTAGCTGTAAGAGAAATAGAAGCAGCAAGGGGAATCAGGGACGTTCTGTTGTTAAAAATTTGGTCACTGGGAATAATCCACCAAATTGCGTTCCAACATACCCAaagttgaaattaaaattatctAGGAAGGGAATTGGAGTTAAGATTGCTGGATCTGAGCCCCAATGTCCAATGTCTTTTAAGGTTGATGAGAAGATAGAGTTGCTCTGTCAAGATAGTGGCATGCGAGGATGTTGGTTTAGGTGTCAGGTCTTGCGGACATCTCAGAAGCTTCTCAAAGTTCAATATGATGATGTGCAAGATGCAGATGGATCTGGCAATCTGGAG GAATGGGTCCCTGCGTTTAGAGTTGCTGCTCCTGATAAACTGGGCATGAGATGCTCAGGCCGCCTGACAATCCGACCCTGTTGTCCTAATGATTCTACAGAGTGTACTTTTGATGTTGGAGTACCAGTTGATGCATGGTGGTGTGATGGCTGGTGGGAAGGTGTTGTTACTGGAGTTAACATTTCAGGAACTGATACTCTACAAGTCTACTTCCCTG GTGAGGAGAAGCTTATGATTTTCCAGAGAAAGGATGTTAGGGCTTCCAGAGACTGGGTTGAGAACACATGGGTTGATGTGAAGGCAAAGCCTGATATACTCTTACATATGTCTGAAAATATCAGTTCGAGCATGAAGCTCTTAACAATCTCTGCTAGTTATATGGcagaagaaaaacagaaattacCAGATTTATCCCCACCTGATGATGTATTTGGAAATGTGAAGAGGGTGAGTCTGAGGAAGCGGCATTGTACCAGTAATGAGGATGAAAAGAACAATTCTAGTGGCGGCGATGGCGGTGATGATTGTACTTGCAACAAGGATGAATTGATTTATAAGGAAGAAGTTGATCCCACCTATGAGAAATCTGAAACACCGGGAGCCACAGAAATGGCTGCTCAGGGCTGA
- the LOC117626297 gene encoding transcriptional adapter ADA2b, with translation MGRSRGNFHSDEDPTQRSRRKKNASTGENLESSAAGAGQVTSEGKRAYHCNYCNKDITGKIRIKCCMCPDFDLCIECFSVGAELTSHKSNHSYRVMDDLSFPLICPDWNADDEILLLEATEMYGLGNWAEVAEHVGTKSKEQCIEHYTNVYLNSQRFPIPDMSHVEGKNRKELLAMAKGHGEDKKGFPMLGDHSLKEESPFSPSRTKAEDMHKGGHSSRLLSSINTDAESGLRSSGASVAAAAGNKKPSNMAQVKDGHAVIKVEEPQADRKGKKPSSLGSAGPSLVELSGYNVKRQEFDPEYDNDSEQLLADMEFKDTDTEDERDLKLRVLRIYSKRLDERKRRKDFILERNLLYPNPFEKDLLPEERAICRRYDVFMCFHSKEEHEELLQTVIAEHRTMKRIQELKEARAAGCRTSAEADRYLEHKRKKDAEENARRAKESGQVGPSSQGGPNLFVSSESVDKDSNSRPAGQATSSSASDMDIMGFYGSDLLSEAEKRLCSEIRLPPPVFLKMQEVISIEIFSGNVSKKSDVHHLFKIEPSKIDRVYDMLVKKGITQP, from the exons ATGGGTCGTTCTCGTGGAAACTTTCATTCTGATGAGGACCCCACTCAAAG AtcaaggagaaaaaagaatgcatcCACTGGAGAAAACTTAGAATCTTCAGCAGCAG GCGCAGGTCAGGTAACAAGTGAAGGGAAAAGGGCTTACCACTGCAATTATTGCAACAAAGACATTACAGGGAAGATCCGAATCAAGTGTTGTATGTGCCCTGATTTTGACCTATGTATAGAGTGTTTTTCTGTTGGAGCTGAGCTGACATCTCATAAAAGCAATCACTCTTACAGGGTTATG GACGATTTATCTTTCCCGCTTATTTGCCCAGACTGGAATGCAGATGATGAAATACTGCTTCTGGAG GCAACCGAAATGTATGGATTGGGGAACTGGGCTGAAGTTGCTGAGCATGTTGGGACAAAGAGTAAAGAACAATGTATAGAACACTACACAAATGTTTATTTGAACTCGCAGCGCTTTCCTATTCCG GACATGTCTCATGTAGAaggaaaaaatagaaaggagCTTCTTGCTATGGCTAAAGGGCATGGAGAGGACAAGAAAG GATTTCCTATGCTGGGGGATCATAGTTTGAAGGAGGAATCTCcattttctccttcaagaacAAA AGCAGAAGATATGCACAAAGGTGGCCATTCTAGCCGTTTACTGTCTAGCATCAATACTG ATGCAGAATCTGGACTTCGCTCTAGTGGTGCAAGTGTGGCAGCAGCAGCTGGTAACAAGAAGCCATCCAACATGGCCCAGGTTAAAGATGGTCATGCTGTCATTAAAGTCGAAG AACCTCAAGCGGATAGAAAAGGGAAGAAACCAAGTTCTTTGGGGAGTGCGGGCCCTTCTTTAGTCGAGTTGAGTGGTTATAACGTCAAAAGGCAGGAGTTCGATCCCGAATATGATAACGATTCCGAGCAGCTATTGGCTGACATGGAATTTAAGGATACTGACACTGAAGATGAGCGTGATCTGAAGTTAAGAGTGTTGCGAATCTATTCAAAAAG ACTTGATGAGAGGAAGCGTAGAAAGGATTTCATACTAGaaagaaatttattatatCCTAATCCTTTTGAGAAGGACCTATTGCCTGAAGAAAGGGCGATATGTCGACGTTATGATGTCTTCATGTGCTTCCATTCCAAGGAAGAGCATGAAGAATTACTTCAGACTGTTATTGCAGAGCATCGGACTATGAAAAGAATTCAAGAACTTAAG GAAGCCCGAGCTGCTGGTTGCCGTACATCGGCCGAGGCAGATAGATATCTTGAGCATAAACGGAAAAAGGATGCTGAAGAAAATGCTCGCAGAGCAAAGGAAAGTGGGCAAGTTGGTCCGAGCAGTCAGGGAGGTCCAAATTTGTTCGTGTCCTCAGAGTCTGTTGACAAGGACTCAAACTCAAGGCCAGCTGGACAGGCTACTTCAAGCTCTGCCAGTGATATGGATATAATGGGATTTTATGGATCAGATTTACTGTCTGAAGCT GAGAAACGTCTCTGCAGCGAGATTAGGTTACCACCACCCGTTTTCCTCAAGATGCAAGAAGTTATTTCAATTGAAATCTTCAGCGGCAATGTCAGTAAAAAATCAGATGTCCATCACTTGTTCAAGATTGAACCTAGTAAAATAGACAGGGTTTATGACATGCTTGTGAAAAAGGGGATCACTCAGCCTTGA
- the LOC117626497 gene encoding uncharacterized protein LOC117626497, whose translation MKPSSRYSSYDARSSTSSHFSDPSSSTELKLPTSSRAVVKSKASDPNIATMMKTFMEKRSTSKAKPIKATGLMIPSDLIAGDLKNMARNGAGSNLTALGRKLFGKGTGTTSSDKKKEVKALTEVKGNTRTLAMVLRSERELLNLNKEKEVEIAELKLMLEEKNREVDKLKDLCLKQREEIKSLKNAILFPDVLNSQLQEMLEKQGSELKQAKQVIPNLQRQVTSLTGQLQCLAEDLAEVKADKCSVRARFQRDDSSPRTPTYDDNEPSNSVEFSSGDPTSPGSPDDMFLKDLNPCLTPYYAKTKSKEFDEMGYDSPYGHHESLSQNKMEFGFNFCAKKLSRSSDCSQKSEAESRIAQANRRLGDGRRTYGKQIHQRFI comes from the exons ATGAAGCCTTCGTCGCGGTACAGTTCGTACGATGCACGCTCCTCAACCTCGTCGCACTTCTCCGACCCCTCGTCTTCCACTGAGCTCAAGCTCCCCACATCCTCACGCGCCGTCGTCAAATCTAAGGCGTCGGATCCCAACATCGCCACAATGATGAAAACGTTCATGGAAAAGCGATCCACGTCCAAGGCTAAGCCAATTAAGGCCACGGGCTTGATGATTCCGTCCGATCTAATCGCCGGCGACCTGAAAAATATGGCCAGGAACGGGGCGGGTTCGAATTTAACGGCGTTGGGTAGGAAGCTCTTTGGGAAAGGAACAGGGACGACGTCGTCAGATAAGAAAAAGGAGGTCAAAGCGTTGACTGAGGTAAAAGGGAACACCAGGACACTGGCCATGGTGTTAAGAAGTGAGAGAGAGCTTTTGAATCTGAATAAGGAGAAAGAAGTGGAGATTGCCGAGCTCAAGTTGATGCttgaagaaaagaacagaGAA GTGGATAAATTGAAGGATTTGTGTTTGAAGCAAAGGGAAGAAATCAAATCATTAAAGAATGCGATTTTGTTTCCAGATGTTTTGAATTCTCAGCTTCAAGAGATGTTAGAGAAACAGGGGTCAGAGCTGAAGCAAGCAAAACAAGTAATCCCAAATCTTCAAAGGCAGGTCACTTCCCTTACTGGCCAACTTCAGTGCCTTGCAGAGGATCTTGCTGAG GTGAAGGCAGATAAATGTTCAGTTAGGGCACGTTTTCAACGTGATGACAGTTCTCCAAGAACCCCAACATATGATGACAATGAACCTTCCAATTCTGTT GAGTTCAGCTCTGGTGATCCAACCAGCCCTGGAAGTCCTGATGACATGTTCCTGAAGGATTTAAATCCTTGCTTGACACCCTATTATGCTAAAACAAAGTCCAAG GAATTTGACGAGATGGGCTATGACTCTCCATATGGACATCATGAAAGCTTATCTCAAAACAAGATGGAGTTTGGATTTAACTTTTGTGCCAAGAAGTTGTCCAGAAGTTCTGATTGTTCCCAGAAGTCCGAAGCAGAAAGCAGAATAGCTCAAGCAAACCGGAGATTGGGTGATGGCAGACGAACTTATGGAAAACAAATTCATCAAAGATTTATCTAA
- the LOC117626498 gene encoding PLASMODESMATA CALLOSE-BINDING PROTEIN 5-like yields MFELRQSQVFVEYNLKTMSSTLLLWIVLALMFLAQTPQRCGGQLEEEWCIADEQTPDAELQMALNWACQVGGADCSKIQENQACYLPNTLQHHASYAFNNYYQKLKQQGGTCYFNAAAFVTALDPSHNSCKFEYLP; encoded by the exons ATGTTTGAATTGCGGCAGTCACAAGTTTTTGTTGAGTACAACTTGAAAACAATGTCTTCTACTTTGCTGCTATGGATTGTGCTAGCTCTCATGTTTTTGGCTCAAACACCACAAAGATGTG GAGGGCAGTTGGAGGAGGAATGGTGCATAGCCGATGAGCAGACCCCAGACGCGGAGCTGCAAATGGCGCTTAATTGGGCTTGTCAAGTGGGAGGAGCAGACTGCAGTAAGATCCAAGAAAACCAAGCATGCTACTTGCCCAACACTCTACAGCACCACGCCTCTTACGCCTTCAACAATTACTATCAAAAGTTGAAGCAGCAAGGAGGGACTTGCTACTTCAATGCTGCTGCTTTCGTCACTGCTCTTGATCCAA GTCATAATTCCTGCAAGTTTGAGTACCTTCCTTGA
- the LOC117625104 gene encoding CASP-like protein 2B1 → MSYLGVGVSPGNVPVYHSTNLKVIDRRVRVAELVLRCVICGLGVIAAALVGTDTQVKEIFTIQKKAKFTDMKALVFLVIVNGIIAAYSLVQVLRCVVSMVRGNVLFSKPIAWIIFSGDQVMAYVSVAAVGAAAQSAVFAKLGQSELQWMKICNMYDKFCNQVGEGIASALLVSLSTVVLSCISAFNLFRLYGGNKSKSSSATRW, encoded by the exons ATGAGCTACTTGGGTGTTGGTGTTAGTCCTGGGAATGTTCCGGTGTATCACAGCACCAATTTAAAAGTGATTGATCGGAGAGTGAGGGTGGCAGAGTTGGTTTTGAGGTGTGTGATCTGTGGTTTAGGAGTCATTGCTGCTGCTCTTGTGGGAACTGATACCCAGGTCAAAGAGATCTTCACAATCCAGAAGAAAGCTAAATTCACTGACATGAAAGCTCTTGT GTTTTTGGTGATAGTCAATGGGATAATTGCTGCATACTCTCTGGTGCAAGTGCTGCGCTGTGTTGTGAGCATGGTTAGAGGAAATGTGCTCTTCAGCAAGCCCATAGCTTGGATCATTTTCTCTGGTGATCAG GTGATGGCATATGTGAGTGTGGCTGCAGTAGGAGCTGCTGCGCAATCTGCGGTGTTTGCCAAGTTGGGGCAGTCAGAGCTGCAATGGATGAAGATATGCAATATGTATGACAAGTTCTGCAACCAAGTTGGGGAGGGAATTGCAAGCGCTTTATTAGTTAGTCTGAGCACTGTGGTGCTCTCTTGCATTTCTGCTTTCAATCTCTTCCGCTTGTATGGTGGCAACAAGAGCAAGAGCAGCAGCGCCACCAGGTGGTAG